In Anaerolineales bacterium, one DNA window encodes the following:
- a CDS encoding protein phosphatase 2C domain-containing protein translates to MIRTTLAHLHVAALSHAGMSGKNNEDRYSVSSFLVSREDARPVVFAIVADGIGGHRAGEIAAELAVNYINMGVAESTARKPIKILESAIHDASQAIAAHSAGRMDEEGMGATCACALVLENKLYTAYVGDSRIYLLRGKFIQRLTIDHTWVQEAYEKGIITAEQMYDHPNVHVIRRHLGGVKLPNVDFRLRIDDEETDEESENNQGFHLEPGDTILLCSDGLTDLVWDDEIQRIIHSKKDLKSAADALVNLANERGGHDNITIVLMSMPRLEEISGKKHGLFEWLLGD, encoded by the coding sequence ATGATCCGTACCACACTTGCTCATTTGCATGTCGCCGCGCTCAGCCATGCCGGCATGTCCGGTAAAAACAATGAGGACCGTTACTCGGTCTCATCTTTTTTGGTGAGCAGGGAGGATGCCCGCCCGGTTGTCTTCGCGATTGTGGCGGACGGCATCGGCGGCCACCGGGCCGGTGAGATTGCCGCCGAACTGGCGGTGAATTACATCAACATGGGGGTGGCAGAAAGCACCGCAAGGAAACCCATAAAAATACTTGAAAGCGCCATCCATGATGCCAGCCAGGCAATTGCCGCGCATTCCGCCGGCAGGATGGATGAGGAGGGCATGGGCGCAACCTGCGCCTGCGCCCTGGTGCTTGAAAATAAACTTTACACGGCGTATGTGGGCGATTCGCGCATTTATCTCCTGCGCGGAAAATTCATCCAGCGCCTGACCATCGACCATACCTGGGTGCAGGAAGCCTACGAAAAAGGCATCATCACTGCCGAGCAAATGTACGATCATCCGAATGTGCATGTCATTCGCCGCCATCTGGGCGGGGTAAAACTGCCCAACGTGGATTTCCGTCTGCGGATCGATGATGAGGAAACCGACGAGGAATCCGAGAACAACCAGGGCTTCCATCTTGAACCCGGCGATACCATTCTGCTTTGCAGTGACGGTCTCACAGACCTTGTCTGGGATGACGAAATCCAAAGGATCATCCACTCGAAGAAGGATCTCAAGTCTGCCGCGGATGCGCTGGTCAATCTTGCGAACGAACGCGGCGGACACGATAACATTACCATCGTGTTGATGTCCATGCCTCGCCTGGAGGAAATTTCCGGCAAAAAGCACGGTCTCTTCGAATGGCTGCTGGGGGACTGA
- a CDS encoding glycerol-3-phosphate acyltransferase, with the protein MTNFLLPILGYVFGSLPFSIWVTRYVKGVDVRDAGSGHATTTNTIRQAGFGWGALVLILDIAKGFLPTLLAVKYSGETWVIALTATFAVVGHCWTVFAGFRGGMGLAAAGGALLAVNPLAFLICFGLLLLLVLIIRHSARASVFTGILAAPVLWAANIRGDSFWLMLGAGLVIAIRFLIDWNRKYRELWLDRENSEKSAG; encoded by the coding sequence ATGACGAATTTTCTCCTCCCCATTCTTGGATATGTATTCGGTTCGCTCCCGTTCTCGATCTGGGTCACACGCTACGTCAAAGGCGTGGACGTGCGCGATGCGGGCTCAGGTCACGCCACCACGACGAACACCATCCGCCAGGCCGGATTCGGCTGGGGCGCGCTCGTTTTGATCCTGGACATTGCCAAGGGATTTTTGCCGACGCTGCTTGCCGTGAAATATTCCGGCGAAACGTGGGTCATCGCACTGACAGCCACATTTGCAGTGGTCGGTCATTGCTGGACGGTGTTCGCGGGTTTTCGCGGCGGGATGGGTCTGGCAGCGGCGGGCGGCGCGCTCTTGGCGGTCAACCCGCTGGCATTTCTCATTTGCTTCGGGCTATTACTTCTGCTTGTTTTGATCATCCGTCACTCGGCGCGCGCGAGCGTGTTCACGGGCATCCTCGCGGCACCGGTCTTGTGGGCCGCCAACATCCGAGGCGACTCGTTCTGGCTGATGCTCGGCGCGGGACTCGTGATCGCAATCCGCTTTCTGATCGATTGGAATCGAAAATATCGGGAGTTATGGCTGGACCGCGAGAACTCTGAAAAAAGCGCGGGGTGA
- a CDS encoding DUF2867 domain-containing protein has product MAEKKLILVTGATGYVGGRLVPKLLEAGYRVRCLVRDPSRLQGRRWLDQVEVTKGDALNPDDLVKAMQDVSAAYYLIHGMQGGRVNAERDLQAAHNFAHAAEEAQIERIIYLGELVDPTANLSPYLRARHETGYLLRYSKVPVTEIRAGMIIGSGSALFEMIRYLTEREPVLVCPAWFFSQAQPIAIRDVLAYLVDALKTPDSIGRVIEIGGPTRLTYASMLLGYAKERNLRRWLIPTPFHAPRLSAYWVHMVTPIHWRVVAPLIEGLRAELIVRDDAARTLFPQIEPLDFQTAVHLALGRIQRDNVETSWSDALVTVMGDFEPYKFTVEEGMFIERRQILVDLPPETVFRSYTGIGGERGWLFMDWSWAFRGWLDKAIGGVGLRRGRRHPDDIHAGESLDFWRVETVDKDRLMRLRAEMKLPGKAWLQFESVPADDGKTLFTVTAYFAPYGLFGFLYWYAMWPFHKPLFDGLTRRIASRARVLARSY; this is encoded by the coding sequence ATGGCTGAAAAGAAACTCATCCTTGTCACGGGTGCAACAGGGTACGTTGGAGGCAGACTCGTACCGAAACTGCTCGAAGCCGGCTACCGTGTGCGCTGCCTCGTGCGCGACCCGTCCCGATTGCAGGGGCGCAGATGGCTCGATCAGGTTGAGGTCACAAAGGGCGATGCGTTAAATCCCGATGACCTGGTCAAAGCCATGCAGGATGTCTCCGCCGCGTATTATCTCATCCACGGGATGCAGGGCGGCAGGGTCAACGCGGAACGCGATCTGCAAGCTGCGCACAACTTCGCTCACGCCGCCGAAGAAGCACAGATCGAACGCATTATTTATCTCGGCGAACTCGTTGACCCGACCGCAAATCTTTCGCCGTATTTGCGCGCGCGTCACGAAACGGGCTATCTGCTTCGCTACAGCAAAGTGCCGGTCACCGAAATTCGCGCGGGCATGATCATCGGATCTGGCTCCGCGTTATTTGAGATGATCCGCTATCTGACCGAACGCGAGCCTGTGCTCGTTTGCCCGGCATGGTTCTTCTCGCAGGCGCAGCCCATTGCCATTCGGGATGTGCTCGCTTATTTGGTGGATGCGCTCAAGACCCCCGACAGCATTGGCCGCGTGATCGAAATCGGAGGCCCGACCCGCCTCACCTACGCAAGCATGCTGCTTGGTTATGCAAAGGAACGGAATCTCCGCCGCTGGTTGATTCCGACTCCGTTCCACGCCCCGCGCCTCTCCGCGTACTGGGTGCACATGGTCACACCAATCCACTGGCGTGTGGTCGCGCCGTTGATTGAGGGTCTGCGCGCGGAGCTCATCGTCCGCGATGATGCGGCGCGGACGTTATTCCCGCAGATCGAACCGCTCGATTTTCAGACTGCCGTCCATCTCGCGCTGGGCCGCATCCAACGCGACAACGTGGAGACATCCTGGTCGGACGCGCTGGTCACAGTGATGGGCGACTTCGAGCCGTACAAATTCACGGTCGAAGAAGGCATGTTCATAGAGCGCAGGCAGATACTGGTGGATCTGCCACCTGAAACCGTCTTCCGCTCGTACACGGGCATCGGCGGCGAGCGCGGCTGGTTGTTTATGGATTGGAGTTGGGCGTTCCGTGGCTGGCTGGATAAAGCCATCGGCGGAGTCGGTTTGCGGCGCGGACGCAGACACCCTGACGACATTCATGCAGGCGAGTCGCTCGATTTCTGGCGAGTCGAAACCGTGGACAAAGACCGCCTGATGCGCCTGCGCGCGGAAATGAAACTGCCGGGCAAGGCGTGGTTGCAATTCGAGTCCGTGCCCGCGGACGACGGGAAAACGCTGTTCACCGTCACCGCCTATTTCGCTCCGTATGGACTCTTCGGCTTTTTATACTGGTACGCCATGTGGCCCTTCCACAAGCCGCTCTTCGACGGTCTCACCCGCCGCATCGCTTCCCGTGCAAGGGTGCTGGCGCGTTCGTATTAA
- a CDS encoding ComEC/Rec2 family competence protein — protein sequence MPLVWISLSFLAGIILAHNVSFPLGTWALIALAFFFISLFLRTIVSRSSSTTHPALSTFHSLHPTLYSFLIPHLFILTLPIFLFLGSAYYQFRQPNIDPFHIAFYNDREYDLLITGTLTRLPDYRDSYTNLRIEVEAVDTGSGDMPASGLLLVRVPINQTYEYGERVRLRGQLKTPPENEEFSYREYLARFGIHSYMTQSEVTRLPGAGGNPVYVQTYKFKTRLLEKTYRLFPDPEASLLAGILLGEQAGLSEKLQQAFKDTGTAHIIAISGFNIAIIAGLFFSIFKNLFGERIGAVLAIVGIFFYAFLVGGDAAVMRAAFMGSVSLFARQVGRRNDGMNALMAVALLMALINPLVLWDVSFQLSFFATLGLILYSEPFSNFTNRIIERIIKEDTSTIARIINENIVLTFAAQLTTIPIMAYHFKRISLISFIANPFILPVQPPVMIVSGLALLVSVVFHPLGQLIAWIAWPFSAYSIRVVELFDKVPHGVIILGNSSIWFVLVFFATLLSITFGWSNIRDWFQRTAGALRAVALTSAFSLLFICMILFWRASATAGDGQFHITFLEAGSADAVLVQTPEGRNILINGGASVTDLSDELGRRLPLFSRNLDWLIIASTQENQLAALPRVVEIYPPENVLWSGNTQASFSAQRLDEFFALNGIPVTRAEAGQKLVLGENSFIEIQATGPRGSVVLIQHGGFRALLPIGLSEGMLESLEFGNAIGKVDVLLLSESGYAPANPPDLFENMAPQLVVLSVAAGDPDGLPAQDVLESLDGFSLLRTDRNGWIDISTDGTQMRVTVERGE from the coding sequence ATGCCCTTGGTATGGATTTCCCTATCCTTCCTTGCGGGAATCATCCTCGCACACAACGTCTCGTTTCCTCTGGGGACATGGGCGTTGATCGCGCTGGCTTTCTTTTTTATTTCCCTCTTCCTGCGCACTATCGTATCACGTTCATCCAGCACCACCCATCCTGCGCTTTCCACTTTCCACTCACTACATCCCACTCTTTACTCATTTCTCATCCCTCACCTTTTCATCCTGACCCTGCCCATCTTTCTCTTCCTTGGCTCCGCCTACTACCAGTTCCGCCAGCCGAACATTGATCCTTTTCACATCGCCTTTTACAACGACCGCGAATACGATCTGCTGATAACAGGCACACTGACCCGACTCCCAGATTATCGTGACAGTTACACCAATCTCCGCATCGAAGTCGAAGCCGTGGATACGGGCAGCGGCGACATGCCCGCTTCCGGCTTGCTGCTCGTGCGTGTACCGATCAACCAGACCTACGAATACGGCGAGCGGGTCCGCCTGCGTGGACAATTGAAGACACCGCCCGAAAACGAGGAATTTTCCTATCGCGAATATCTTGCGCGCTTCGGCATCCACTCGTACATGACCCAATCCGAAGTCACGCGCCTGCCCGGCGCGGGCGGGAATCCCGTCTACGTACAGACTTACAAATTCAAAACAAGATTGCTCGAAAAAACCTACCGCCTCTTCCCTGACCCCGAAGCGTCATTGCTGGCAGGCATCCTGCTCGGCGAGCAGGCGGGACTTTCGGAAAAACTTCAACAGGCGTTCAAGGACACCGGCACAGCGCATATCATCGCCATTTCGGGATTCAACATCGCCATCATTGCGGGACTTTTCTTTTCCATCTTCAAGAATCTTTTTGGTGAACGCATCGGCGCAGTCCTTGCCATCGTTGGAATTTTCTTCTATGCCTTCCTCGTCGGCGGGGATGCGGCGGTCATGCGCGCGGCGTTCATGGGAAGCGTCTCGCTTTTTGCGCGGCAGGTCGGCAGGCGCAACGACGGCATGAACGCGCTCATGGCGGTTGCCCTGCTCATGGCGCTCATCAATCCACTGGTGTTGTGGGACGTCAGTTTTCAACTCTCGTTCTTCGCCACGCTCGGTCTCATCCTGTATTCCGAACCGTTCTCGAACTTCACCAACCGCATCATCGAACGAATAATCAAGGAAGATACAAGTACAATTGCCCGTATCATCAACGAAAACATCGTCCTCACCTTCGCCGCGCAATTGACCACCATCCCGATCATGGCATATCACTTCAAACGCATTTCGCTCATATCGTTCATCGCCAACCCGTTCATCCTGCCGGTCCAGCCGCCGGTGATGATTGTCAGCGGGCTGGCATTACTGGTCAGCGTGGTTTTCCATCCGCTCGGTCAGCTCATCGCATGGATCGCCTGGCCATTCTCCGCCTACTCCATCCGTGTGGTGGAATTATTCGACAAAGTGCCGCACGGCGTCATCATCCTTGGGAATTCATCGATCTGGTTTGTCCTTGTATTTTTTGCCACGCTTCTTTCCATAACGTTTGGCTGGTCAAACATCCGAGACTGGTTCCAGCGGACGGCGGGCGCGCTCCGCGCCGTGGCGTTGACCTCCGCATTCTCGTTGCTTTTCATCTGCATGATCCTGTTCTGGCGCGCCTCCGCCACGGCTGGCGATGGGCAATTCCACATCACCTTCCTCGAAGCCGGCTCGGCGGATGCGGTGCTCGTCCAAACGCCCGAAGGACGCAACATCCTCATCAATGGCGGCGCGAGCGTGACCGATCTCTCCGACGAACTCGGCAGGCGGCTGCCGCTCTTCTCGCGCAATCTGGACTGGCTCATCATCGCGTCCACGCAGGAGAATCAACTGGCAGCGCTGCCGCGCGTGGTGGAGATCTATCCGCCCGAGAATGTGCTGTGGAGCGGCAATACACAGGCTTCGTTCTCCGCGCAGAGGTTGGATGAGTTCTTTGCATTGAACGGCATCCCCGTCACCCGCGCGGAGGCGGGGCAAAAGCTCGTGCTGGGAGAAAATTCCTTTATCGAGATTCAGGCAACAGGTCCGCGTGGAAGCGTGGTTCTCATCCAGCATGGAGGTTTTCGCGCCCTGCTTCCCATCGGTCTGAGCGAAGGGATGCTCGAGTCGCTTGAGTTTGGCAATGCGATTGGGAAAGTGGATGTCTTGCTGTTGTCCGAATCAGGTTACGCGCCGGCCAACCCGCCCGACCTGTTCGAGAACATGGCCCCGCAGTTGGTGGTGTTGAGCGTTGCCGCAGGTGACCCGGATGGATTGCCTGCGCAGGATGTGCTGGAATCGCTGGACGGGTTTTCATTGCTGCGGACCGACCGCAATGGCTGGATCGACATCAGCACAGATGGGACTCAAATGCGGGTGACGGTGGAACGCGGAGAATAA
- a CDS encoding STAS domain-containing protein, whose amino-acid sequence MLKITKTEGPVPILHFEGSLDGQTETLAVERAREVMDSGGRFLVIDLKGVDMVTSAGLRALHTIYKMFTPNDVMQVWRAEHADETFKSPFFVLAQPSPQVHYVLSIAGFLQSICIYPTMQAALDSFPAQ is encoded by the coding sequence ATGCTCAAGATCACAAAGACCGAAGGACCCGTGCCCATCCTGCATTTTGAAGGCAGCCTGGATGGGCAGACAGAAACTCTTGCCGTTGAGCGTGCACGCGAGGTGATGGACTCCGGCGGGCGGTTTTTGGTGATTGACCTGAAGGGCGTGGATATGGTGACCAGTGCGGGTCTGCGCGCCCTGCACACCATTTATAAAATGTTCACACCGAACGATGTGATGCAAGTCTGGCGCGCTGAACATGCGGATGAAACATTCAAGTCACCGTTTTTTGTATTGGCACAGCCGTCCCCGCAGGTTCATTATGTGCTGAGCATTGCGGGCTTTTTGCAAAGCATTTGCATTTATCCAACCATGCAGGCAGCGCTTGATTCATTCCCTGCGCAGTAA
- a CDS encoding Type 1 glutamine amidotransferase-like domain-containing protein: MGHLLLAGGAEFGGAMSAPDLRAMELAGGFDAPVCIIPTAAAPDRNHQRAGNNGLCWFKKLGAKNVFIADVIDLNTADDAALAASIRTSRLIYLLGGYPRYLAQTLANSACWRAALEVHQAGGVIAGSSAGAMVLCEHYYDPHERKLLRGLNLITNACVLPHHDNFGKTWANQLGQLLPESTLIGIDESTGMVNDAGGEWQVYGAGDVTLYRSGSNIRFERGETFTFQ; encoded by the coding sequence ATGGGTCATCTCTTACTGGCGGGCGGTGCGGAGTTTGGCGGGGCAATGTCCGCGCCGGATCTGCGCGCGATGGAGCTGGCCGGCGGGTTCGATGCGCCGGTCTGCATCATCCCCACAGCCGCCGCGCCGGACCGCAATCATCAACGGGCGGGGAATAATGGTCTGTGCTGGTTCAAAAAACTGGGCGCCAAAAATGTCTTTATAGCGGATGTGATTGACCTGAACACTGCGGACGATGCAGCCCTCGCCGCCTCCATTCGGACCTCGCGCCTGATCTATCTGCTGGGAGGTTATCCCCGTTATCTGGCGCAGACGCTTGCCAACAGCGCCTGCTGGCGAGCCGCGCTGGAGGTGCATCAGGCAGGCGGGGTGATCGCGGGGAGCAGTGCGGGGGCAATGGTGTTATGCGAGCATTATTACGATCCCCATGAAAGAAAATTACTGCGCGGCTTGAACTTGATCACCAATGCCTGTGTTTTACCGCACCATGATAATTTTGGTAAAACCTGGGCAAATCAACTTGGACAATTATTGCCCGAATCCACGTTGATCGGCATCGATGAATCCACCGGCATGGTCAATGATGCGGGCGGTGAGTGGCAGGTGTACGGGGCGGGGGATGTCACGCTTTATCGGAGCGGATCAAATATCCGCTTCGAGCGAGGCGAAACGTTCACGTTCCAGTGA